In Athalia rosae chromosome 6, iyAthRosa1.1, whole genome shotgun sequence, one DNA window encodes the following:
- the LOC105693547 gene encoding DNA-dependent protein kinase catalytic subunit-like isoform X2, with amino-acid sequence MQHSLLKRGSQSSDIGIYLNVLNDLCTNFRPPEPQGPVNYWKTLYQRIKELSTIDINQRQKFVSRAAISLLGRHMSLFNDYIYKDALFWHGILLKWSKLSGENQEVALHTLLAYYKTMGIILSNDKTPGGRRVFEYLKKYLEDNVISVVDSTMLQPSIRGFGHMAGPCKNYSTETDVSRMFSLLARRVTVMYTHNNEMKESIENVVYYLNALAEILLQMSNIAPDQLNALSTLSLILIKHFPDLPFTSHSSAVWSLLKTSHSIRCICRCSYQEFITKIVYEGIVWSCSHSLYIDAEAEREMKNLNERPTCYKNYSPLWQLLLSQNNPIPTVNSSTTSVQIFDAIIETSIKIIKKLNLDVTTVDVSGGTEEFTIPVAVNDTDFRIFVNLVDLLNAIFEKLDPTLMNSKLHWFLCEVIRKSNNNPLISGFYRLVQIVLKMYSSSDLGEQELLGKTFQLVSQYLCDTIEKLPSFSGELQISCFNLIFVIPVSIAENMLDRLSPTFKAAFALRQDNFSLAQSALGTLEKWSTTIKAEERLRNFLIKVIPSLEVFLQSDESSSELVQNVPDGKKVKHIVLTDDESTLQEFQRKILLFFGSLNSEVTLNLAADRFTDNRASSEKKLLKYTLLYSDIQPDIYLDTIFPRTIELALNSTDRRTRVIACEVLHSIVTVMLGRSMQLLSSNPDGLLPLFEKICPAILRLGSDSDQVIQQLFYPLMIQLTHWYSSKLMLRSSETICLIETLFDSLTYESNMALSDFCGVCLAEFVKWSIKQSTDSEIQTSSTNIQAIVSKITNFALHPTTCKRIGAAIAFNYLYTILRESDIIIDIFWLELLACFIKSLDGCSSTHIMQSLKHIERVIGIKYDLLNSQSLHRRKPAEFEGTSLRDAANWLLIQCASVDQNCRTKSMEELELMTKYIPEFNSIQGFFTNYVNCNGMRSLNQIILKDLHPKMEYLSIKTMKPLIRTLDCYIWILNKSIVSLDSLFTDKNANKDMIFNCTINFVYLVNVKREKNQETIESFNQYQEHCLLKHQIILKIFNFIITLLSKIEFQGSAESSSYVPEFFWNDELCSLISSCIFVPEAVGFDLQNLDMMEILESTIQQLLTILIQKFDTQKFFLLVKKSIVKHIESKRHQYMNFDVIFIEAMTISLNNYVKGLIMLETLDQHDRLYNRSLSDDDAANGVVDIFNLLNVQQYDRAVALTLESSTQEYLTTLVKFLTFNFKEQMATTLLEIVDSKTKLSYQNSSTICHGEYFMNLFGIPIFQNLLIDIGKSLDVLLRHSLKNKFDSILVILEEMMMYVKQNKSRFEKQIPNIQLEFVDRFDKFRNQVKYMPERKEKLVNLYSLVVQVSPNPSEICKERNDFYAWIILELQDFSQLEYKTRILNGLLPCIVDGTFDKNAQLVHCLHKLKTQYYTANMNNLLKGSLDHSNIIASFQTLSRHLPMLKSVGFFECVIDITIGNIEYLWDSNAIQHLTAYFNEISTEDALESLVVLYKCFMAIQDYEARLELLKKVFLKCIHFCNANVIEQFYEQHIEELYDIARQDLPVGRVDLKNLIVSKIGCYNLLEIMLAKVPLAKLISADSNIVKNAVHKIETGRELFQGLTRNCLGVRKLKSPNSEVKELMRLLHCAAYNCCIAIVSLKSEERFYVMPFAEKISEGRLIWENIIDTERKYEFKQDFKEIPKEYRKLINIRKRASPKTDQLHSEIKSYNLAASTLNEDLACFDLYESNLRSNSIEDYDKSEEMISLSFEVDDLNNHECMAPICGIITHMVSSNIFKLPNDEEEVKMPEWMEFFQISLRIATAYNVKFFMVKLILNVQEAFKPYARFFIASLLSFLISHFNTYYHMNYVIKDILVMLIDWHSVAIPSTTNEKKMAQNLLMKLLKNGDSQQRHLYKYNVEIINQLVQAWQSILEVPESILGIPNASERFTIRIIHIFVSNNKEEWIISKREVLTHMVNSVDDPDEETILYVCNTLGLIMKYLESSNEHEDTKQWLTTKLQFSVIKKKHRNHNIFIKCIYEIHISYPNIIRYCFKLLTTSFFKVDDVHKEKCLELFLSALPNFVENEIIMELRFIKFQDILKNKMFSCQSIALRIIEKLLYILSPSDYLPFAQLILPYAKTASATQREIVINISKAIWEKYNDNIDDNLAVGKLRHVSKNILLLGLLDTNESVQKELLQFWIEHGHLSDQSIARLLEIFDMYDPDLETSYLSFLPLLMLHLVSKDPQFEKKMFEPLSNCKFEDYQVVVQGRSKHDGILAPLFTSSLVNRMSQYYSQSNRTFARFNQSLNHGLFLRASQSLQFKQTLSNDQSYFQSAWTLMDEHEGSAAGTKRILEPSKNQKSKRLLQYSADISKNIRHNRISKNMHRDEISRNEIDRQRISVKMYRKYRIGDFPDTGLTHAGLILPLEELVRIDQVVAKNLTVTMLISMVKEMLPDQRTDFLERLSVSLNGIVENSQGSKPLIATVLELILSFKEIYICSNTVAKVSKSCGLLSLGALLLEEKMISGCASKTNLEPARKKSKLANHPAEDDNNWMQLANIYKLLNDFDIIQSIFGSAKFGKELQEASFAQAAGKWRVAKSAYEKSDEINNGLAKEYCQESLFICLAYLCDWKQIDQHVKKKLDENYDALWDMPISDNWMAPWVLQLHIQKIANDHPDGTFVQALNNWMNIKDKSIKLKELYGEEMAVFYIQQNPEFSQNCLTNALDKVITEWKHLNLLYFEQKIDKYLKLRGLSDIKTYLNGIKDKNQLIPNAESIISFWSNSVPANQDNLLLWDKQIIKRLYFLGLLAQRINDVESSQANEILGTLNVAVVRQCLNISNIAYCQSNAQFMKKYLRYAEPYLADIDDNFDREWHLAVAKHKYLYYADSQCIEKKQKSYIMSWEISHELIEKGPYNTKLELDIRQHISTLIIELQMLVINQEPIGEVLLKNSSVSACLPPIRDPEAILKHLSDYCLTTMKECYESADTKSKSNCYLKVSTYCHSMISRPEVGFDLSKEFIHSTLSAMSYGSLEASQYFPCLLHLKYSSDPELGKIFESASENVETWMFLKWQAQLLSHIGSSICSIIAPILLSLAEKYPNAFVYAFRMNKEMNKCLLNQPIINKLTEVLSENKDLELFLEAMRYLVQPELYLKYHVEKLEANMKKDVDAAVKTLLDTVYPITTDVKKGKIWEIITKWQTKIKELTQLKDNKFFSQKTEIFSTLNASLENRIRGTCTSPLKDYSPWLYQFRGGDIEVPGQYSGDREPLPQHHTKIFKLNSSVTVLPSLRKPVRIAFLGTDGKHYNFLVKYGEDLRVDERIEQLFMLMNRILQGDAACRQRRLSIDSYLVIPLTNSLGLIQWVENTGSLSDLIDLVSSDREKADRKYIMGLYLNWIGTVAGEGSLETRYKKAVLKCSREDVTNIFTLLKSKINWDMLRNGFKKLSSSPECFFAFRHNFVTSFATICIAQWILGIGDRNLSNTLISHTSGKALGIDFGCSFDAAIDSSIPELMPFRLTPQILGLLQPFDENGLLKIIMINVLRALRSKKEPLIACMDIFIKEPTLDWLARKKIPDDRQENIDVTWYAKKKINMVIKKMNGSKPSKLTFEQLKDRYSNTEYFSKYFDIINGSNGGLQSRARSAHKDEDLSVEEQVECLTDQATDPNILARTWHGWEPWL; translated from the exons catTCTCTACTTAAACGTGGTTCACAATCAAGTGACATTGGAATATACCTCAATGTTCTCAATGATCTGTGCACAAACTTTCGTCCTCCGGAACCCCAGGGGCCAGTAAATTATTGGAAGACTTTATATCAACGTATCAAAGAACTGAGTACCATTGATATTAATCAACGACAAAAATTTGTCAGTCGAG CCGCCATTTCTCTGCTCGGCAGACACATGTCTTTATTCAATGATTACATCTACAAAGATGCACTGTTCTGGCATGGAATTCTGTTGAAATGGTCGAAATTATCCGGTGAAAATCAGGAAGTTGCACTCCACACTTTATTGGCTTATTATAAAACAATGGGAATAATATTAAGCAATGACAAAACCCCGGGTGGACGTCGTGTATTTGAG TATTTGAAGAAGTATTTGGAAGACAATGTTATAAGTGTGGTTGATTCAACCATGCTGCAACCGAGTATTCGCGGTTTCGGACACATGGCAGGACCTTGTAAGAACTATTCGACCGAAACGGACGTGTCACGTATGTTTTCACTCTTGGCACGCAGAGTGACTGTCATGTATACTCA TAACAACGAAATGAAAGAGTCTATAGAAAATGTGGTATACTATCTCAATGCGCTAGCGGAAATATTGCTACAGATGTCCAACATCGCGCCAGATCAACTGAATGCACTTTCAACACTATCTTTGATCTTGATCAAACACTTTCCCGACTTGCCCTTTACCAGCCATTCATCGGCCGTCTGGTCATTACTGAAAACATCCCACAGTATCAGGTGCATTTGTAGATGTTCCTATCAAGAATTCATCACTAAAATAG TATACGAAGGCATTGTATGGAGTTGCTCGCATTCACTATACATCGATGCAGAGGCGgaacgtgaaatgaaaaatttaaacgaacgTCCAACATGTTACAAGAACTATTCACCGCTGTGGCAGTTACTCCTTTCTCAAAATAATCCGATACCTACAGTGAACAGCTCAACAACATCCGTACAAATCTTTGATGCTATTATCGAAACTTCTATCAAGATCAttaagaaattgaatttggaTGTGACAACTGTCGATGTGTCAGGTGGAACTGAAGAGTTTACTATACCTGTGGCTGTAAACGATACGGATTTCAGAATATTTGTGAATTTAGTGGATCTCCTCAATGCTATTTTCGAGAAGCTGGATCCAACTTTAATGAATTCTAAACTACATTGGTTTCTCTGTGAGGTTATCAGAAAGTCCAACAATAATCCTCTGATATCAGGATTTTATAGACTAGTTCAAATAGTTCTGAAAATGTACAGCTCATCTGATTTGGGTGAACAAGAATTGCTCGGCAAGACATTCCAACTCGTATCTCAATATTTGTGTGATACCATTGAGAAACTACCAAGCTTCTCTGGAGAATTacaaatttcttgtttcaacctGATATTTGTGATACCCGTTTCTATTGCTGAAAATATGTTGGATCGGTTATCACCTACCTTCAAGGCAGCATTCGCTCTTCGGCAAGATAACTTCAGTCTTGCACAATCTGCGCTAGGAACTCTGGAAAAATGGTCCACAACAATAAAAGCAGAAGAACGATTGAGGAACTTTCTGATCAAAGTCATTCCCAGCCTGGAGGTTTTTTTGCAAAGCGACGAAAGCAGTAGTGAGCTTGTACAGAATGTacctgatggaaaaaaagttaaacacATAGTACTCACAGATGACGAAAGTACACTGCAAGAATTccagagaaaaattttactattttttggCTCACTAAATTCAGAAGTGACACTGAATTTGGCAGCTGATCGATTTACCGATAACAGAGCTTCAAGTGAAAAGAAGTTATTGAAGTACACATTGCTATACAGTGATATCCAACCCGACATTTATTTGGATACAATTTTTCCAAGGACTATTGAATTAGCTCTAAATTCCACAGATAGACGCACTCGCGTGATAGCATGTGAAGTATTACATTCCATTGTGACTGTGATGCTCGGAAGATCAATGCAACTTTTGTCATCAAATCCAGATGGTCTGTTGcctctctttgaaaaaatatgccCAGCTATATTGAGGCTTGGATCAGACTCTGACCAAGTAATACAACAATTGTTCTACCCTTTAATGATACAGCTTACCCATTGGTACAGCTCTAAGCTGATGCTACGGTCGTCAGAAACCATATGTCTTATTGAAACACTCTTTGATTCATTGACTTATGAATCAAACATGGCACTCAGCGATTTCTGTGGCGTCTGTTTAGCTGAATTTGTGAAATGGTCAATTAAGCAGTCAACAGATTCTGAAATACAAACTTCGTCAACAAATATTCAAGCCATTGTAAGCAAGATAACAAATTTTGCACTCCATCCAACTACATGCAAACGAATTGGAGCTGCCATTGCGTTCAACTACCTTTATACAATATTAAGAGAGAGTGACATAATAATAGATATTTTTTGGTTGGAGTTACTCGCCTGTTTCATCAAAAGCTTGGACGGATGTTCCAGCACGCACATCATGCAGTCCCTTAAACATATCGAAAGGGTTATTGGTATCAAATACGACCTTCTTAACAGCCAGTCTCTTCACCGTAGAAAGCCGGCCGAGTTTGAAGGAACTTCACTCAGAGATGCCGCAAATTGGCTCCTAATACAGTGTGCATCTGTTGATCAGAATTGTAGGACAAAGAGCATGGAGGAACTTGAACTGATGACCAAATACATTCCTGAATTTAATTCCATCCAAGGGTTTTTCACAAATTATGTGAATTGCAATGGCATGCGAAGTCTGAACCAAATAATACTCAAAGATCTGCATCCAAAAATGGAATACCTATCCATAAAAACTATGAAACCACTAATACGGACTTTAGATTGCTATATTTGGATTCTTAATAAAAGTATAGTGAGCTTGGACTCATTATTTACTGACAAAAACGCGAATAAGGATATGATTTTCAATTGTACCattaattttgtttatttggtCAAtgttaaaagagaaaaaaatcaggaaactATAGAATCTTTCAACCAGTATCAAGAGCATTGTCTACTGAAACAccaaattattttgaaaatctttaaCTTCATAATAACTCTACTCAGCAAAATA GAGTTTCAAGGTAGTGCTGAATCGTCCTCCTATGTAcccgaatttttttggaacgATGAACTGTGTTCGCTGATATCCTCTTGTATTTTTGTACCTGAAGCCGTTGGTTTTGATTTACAAAACTTGGACATGATGGAAATTCTTGAATCAACCATACAGCAATTACTGACTATTTTGATACAGAAATTCGATAcccaaaagttttttttactggTGAAGAAATCGATCGTAAAGCACATTGAAAGCAAACGTCATCAGTACATGAATTTTGATGTAATATTCATTGAGGCTATGACCATTTCATTGAATAACTATGTGAAGGGTTTAATTATGTTGGAAACATTAGATCAACATGATCGATTATATAAC AGATCTCTTAGTGATGATGACGCGGCCAACGGGGTAGTAGATATCTTCAACCTATTGAACGTGCAACAATATGATAGAGCGGTGGCTCTTACTCTGGAATCAAGCACTCAAGAATACTTAACAACTCTGGTGAAATTCTTGACCTTCAACTTTAAA GAGCAAATGGCAACAACTTTACTGGAAATTGTCGATTCGAAAACTAAATTGTCTTATCAAAATTCATCAACAATATGTCATGGAGAGTACTTTATGAATCTTTTCGGGAttcctatttttcaaaatctcctGATAGACATAGGCAAAAGCTTGGATGTATTGCTGAGacattcattgaaaaataagtttGACAGTATTCTAGTGATATTGGAAGAAATGATGATGTATgtcaaacaaaacaaaagtcGCTTCGAAAAGCAGATTCCAAATATCCAGCTGGAATTCGTGGACAGATTTGATAAATTTCGTAACCAAGTGAAGTACATGCctgagaggaaagaaaagttggTCAATCTATATTCCTTGGTGGTACAAGTCTCTCCAAATCCATCTGAAATTTGTAAGGAACGAAATGACTTTTATGCTTGGATAATACTTGAACTCCAGGACTTTTCACAACTGGAATATAAAACGAGAATTCTGAATGGCTTATTGCCTTGTATTGTCGACGGaacttttgataaaaatgCACAGTTGGTGCATTGCTTACATAAATTGAAGACTCAATACTATACCGCGAACATGAATAATCTTTTGAAGGGCAGTCTCGACCATTCAAACATTATAGCATCTTTTCAAACATTGTCACGTCATCTACCCATGCTGAAGTCTGTAGGCTTTTTCGAATGCGTGATAGACATTACTATTGGTAATATCGAATATTTATGGGATTCCAATGCAATCCAACATCTGACTGCTTACTTTAATGAAATCTCTACCGAAGATGCATTAGAGTCTCTAGTGGTTTTGTACAAGTGTTTTATGGCTATACAAGACTACGAGGCCAGATTAGAGTTATTGAAAAAGGTTTTTCTCAAATGCATCCATTTTTGTAATGCGAATgtaattgaacaattttatgAACAGCACATAGAAGAACTTTATGATATTGCGAGACAGGATCTTCCTGTAGGACGCGTTGATCTGAAGAATTTGATCGTCTCAAAGATTGGTTGTTATAACTTGCTTGAGATTATGCTCGCTAAAGTACCATTGGCAAAGTTAATCAGTGCAGACAGTAATATCGTGAAAAATGCTGTTCACAAAATCGAAACTGGAAGAGAATTATTTCAAGGGTTGACCAGAAATTGCCTAGGTGTTCGGAAATTGAAATCTCCAAATTCCGAGGTCAAAGAACTGATGCGGCTCCTGCACTGCGCAGCATACAATTGTTGCATTGCAATTGTTAGTTTGAAATCGGAAGAGCGCTTCTATGTTATGCCATTTGCTGAGAAGATCTCTGAAGGTCGACTTATATGGGAAAACATTATTGATACGGAGCGGAAGTATGAATTCAAACAGGATTTTAAAGAAATACCCAAAGAGTATAGGAAGCTAATCAACATACGGAAACGAGCTAGTCCGAAAACAGATCAATTGCATTCAGAGATAAAGAGCTACAATCTCGCTGCATCAACGTTAAATGAAGATTTAGCTTGTTTTGATTTGTATGAATCTAATCTGAGATCCAATTCAATTGAAGATTACGATAAAAGCGAAGAAATGATATCCCTTAGCTTTGAAGTAGATGATCTTAATAACCATGAATGTATGGCCCCAATATGTGGGATTATTACACATATGGTATCATCGAATATATTTAAATTACCaaatgatgaagaagaagtaaaGATGCCTGAATGGAtggagttttttcaaatttctttgagGATTGCAACGGCTtacaacgtgaaatttttcatggtCAAACTTATTCTGAACGTGCAAGAGGCTTTCAAACCATACGcacgatttttcatcgcttcATTGTTAAGCTTTCTCATCTCTCATTTCAATACTTATTATCATATGAACTACGTGATTAAAGATATCCTAGTTATGTTGATAGATTGGCACAGTGTGGCGATTCCAAGTAcaacaaacgagaaaaaaatggcccaaaatttattgatgaagttgttgaaaaatggGGATAGCCAGCAAAGACATCTATACAAATACaatgttgaaattataaaTCAGCTTGTTCAAGCATGGCAATCCATTTTGGAGGTACCTGAAAGTATTCTTGGAATTCCAAATGCATCTGAAAGATTCACAATCCGTATAATTCACATTTTTGTCTCTAACAACAAAGAAGAATGGATTATATCAAAACGTGAGGTTTTGACGCACATGGTGAATTCAGTTGATGACCCAGATGAAGAAACGATTTTGTATGTTTGCAACACGCTAGGACTGATAATGAAGTATTTAGAATCTAGTAACGAACATGAGGACACAAAACAATGGTTAACTACCAAACTGCAGTTTTcagtcataaaaaaaaaacacagaaatcATAACATATTCATCAAGTGTATATACGAAATACACATTTCCTATCCAAACATAATACGATATTGTTTCAAGCTATTGACAACTAGCTTTTTCAAAGTTGATGATGTGCACAAGGAAAAATGTTTGGAGCTGTTTTTATCGGCTTTAccaaattttgttgaaaatgaaatcatcATGGAATTAAGATtcataaaatttcaagatatTCTAAAAAATAAGATGTTTTCGTGCCAAAGTATAGCTctgagaataattgaaaagctGCTATATATTCTAAGTCCGTCCGACTATCTACCATTTGCCCAACTGATACTTCCATATGCAAAAACTGCCTCTGCAACACAAAGAGAAATTGTTATCAACATTTCCAAGGCTATTTGGGAAAAGTATAATGACAACATTGACGACAACCTTGCGGTCGGTAAGCTGAGGCACGTgagcaaaaatattttattgctggGGCTACTGGATACAAATGAATCTGTACAGAAAGAGTTATTACAATTTTGGATCGAACATGGTCACTTGTCTGACCAATCCATTGCAAGATTATTGGAGATTTTTGATATGTATGATCCTGATTTAGAAACAAGTTATTTGTCATTTCTGCCATTGTTGATGTTACATCTAGTGAGCAAAGACccacaatttgaaaaaaaaatgtttgaaccTCTCAGTAACTGCAAGTTTGAAGATTATCAAGTAGTGGTACAGGGTCGTTCCAAGCATGATGGGATACTTGCCCCACTATTCACGTCGTCTCTTGTTAATCGAATGAGCCAATATTATTCGCAATCTAATCGCACATTTGCTCGTTTCAATCAATCTCTGAACCATGGCCTGTTTTTAAGGGCCTCACAGTCTTTGCAGTTTAAGCAAACGCTGTCTAATGATCAGTCATACTTTCAATCAGCTTGGACGCTCATGGATGAACATGAGGGCTCAGCAGCAGGAACTAAAAGAATTCTTGAACcttcaaaaaaccaaaaatcgaaaaggcTTTTGCAATATTCTGCAGATATAAGCAAGAACATACGTCATAatcgaatttccaaaaatatgcACAGAGACGAAATATCAAGGAATGAAATTGACCGCCAAAGAATCAGTGTCAAGATGTATAG AAAGTATAGAATCGGAGATTTTCCGGATACGGGGCTTACTCATGCTGGTCTAATTCTTCCATTGGAAGAACTGGTCAGAATTGATCAGGTTGTCGCCAAAAATCTGACAGTAACAATGCTTATTTCAATGGTGAAAGAAATGTTACCCGATCAAAGAACGGACTTCCTTGAAAGGCTGTCGGTCAGTCTCAATGGCATTGTTGAAAATAGTCAGGGATCTAAACCTCTTATTGCAACTGTATTAGAGCTCATCCTAAGCTTtaaagaaatttatatttgcTCTAATACAGTTGCAAAGGTTTCCAAGTCCTGTGGACTGTTATCCTTGGGTGCACTTTtgctagaagaaaaaatgatttctggGTGCGCAAGTAAGACGAATTTAGAGCCTGCACGCAAAAAATCTAAATTGGCTAATCACCCAGCAGAAGACGACAATAACTGGATGCAATTagcaaatatttataaattattgaacGATTTTGATATTATACAGAGCATTTTTGGGAGTGCCAAATTCGGAAAAGAGTTGCAG GAAGCATCCTTTGCACAAGCTGCTGGTAAATGGAGGGTGGCAAAAAGTGCATATGAGAAGTCTGATGAAATTAATAACGGGCTGGCTAAAGAATACTGTCAGGAATCGTTATTTATATGTTTAGCCTACCTTTGTGATTGGAAACAGATCGATCaacacgtaaaaaaaaaattggatgagaATTACGATGCACTTTGGGACATGCCAATTAGCGATAATTGGATGGCCCCATGGGTATTACAATTACACATTCAGAAAATAGCAAATGACCATCCTGATGGAACTTTCGTTCAAGCGTTGAATAACTGGATGAATATAAAAGATAAGTCGATCAAGCTCAAAGAGCTTTACGGAGAGGAGATGGcagtattttatattcaacaaAATccagaattttctcaaaactgCCTCACTAATGCATTAGATAAAGTGATAACAGAATGGAAACATTTAAATCTCCTATACTTTGAgcagaaaattgataaatactTAAAGTTACGTGGATTGAGTGACATCAAAACATATTTAAACGGAATCAAAGACAAAAATCAACTAATTCCAAATGCAGAATCCATTATTAGTTTTTGGAGTAACAGCGTACCCGCGAATCAGGACAATTTGCTGCTGTGGGATAAGCAAATTATTAAAAGATTATACTTCCTTGGGTTATTGGCACAGCGGATCAATGATGTAGAGTCAAGCCAGGCAAACGAAATATTGGGCACTTTGAATGTGGCAGTTGTTAGGCAATGCCTCAATATATCGAATATAGCATATTGTCAGTCCAATGCACAATTTATGAAGAAATACTTGCGATATGCTGAACCATATTTGGCTGACATTGATGACAACTTCGACAGAGAGTGGCATTTGGCAGTTGCCAAACATAAATACCTCTACTATGCAGATAGTCAGTGTAtcgagaaaaaacagaaatcttACATTATGTCGTGGGAGATATCACACGAACTCATTGAGAAAGGGCCTTATAATACCAAACTGGAATTGGATATCAGGCAACACATCAGCACTCTAATTATTGAACTACAAATGTTAGTGATCAATCAAGAACCGATTGGCGAggtattattaaaaaatagttCAGTTTCAGCATGCTTACCTCCCATACGTGATCCAGAAGCTATTCTCAAGCACTTAAGCGACTACTGTTTGACTACAATGAAAGAGTGTTACGAATCAGCTGACACCAAGAGTAAATCAAATTGTTACTTGAAAGTTTCTACATATTGTCATTCCATGATTAGTAGACCTGAAGTAGGCTTTGACCTGTCCAAGGAATTCATCCATTCTACTCTCAGTGCAATGAGTTATGGATCCCTTGAAGCAAGTCAATATTTTCCATGTCTATTGCACTTGAAATACTCCAGTGATCCTGAActaggaaaaatattcgaaagtgCAAGTGAAAATGTTGAGACATGGATGTTCCTCAAATGGCAGGCTCAATTACTGTCACACATTGGATCCTCtatttgttcaattattgCCCCTATACTGTTGTCACTTGCCGAGAAATATCCTAATGCCTTCGTTTACGCATTCCGTATGAATaaggaaatgaataaatgtcTACTGAACCAACCAATCATCAATAAGTTAACAGAAGTTCTCTCTGAGAACAAAGATTTGGAATTATTTCTCGAAGCTATGAGGTACCTTGTGCAGCCAGAGCTATACTTGAAATACCATGTGGAAAAACTAGAAGCAAACATGAAGAAGGATGTAGATGCAGCAGTGAAAACTTTACTCGATACTGTATACCCAATCACGACGGATGtcaagaaaggaaaaatatggGAGATTATCACAAAATGGCagacaaaaatcaaagaattgaCGCAGTTAAAAGACAATAAATTCTTCTCTCAGAAAACAGAGATATTCAGTACCTTGAATGCATCCCTGGAAAACCGCATTAGAGGGACTTGTACCTCACCGCTCAAAGATTATAGTCCATGGCTTTACCAATTCAGAGGAGGTGACATTGAGGTGCCAGGCCAGTATTCGGGCGATCGGGAGCCTCTCCCACAGCAtcatacaaaaatttttaaactgaATTCCAGCGTCACGGTCTTGCCATCATTACGTAAACCTGTCAGGATAGCTTTTCTGGGTACTGATGGAAAGCATTACAATTTTCTTGTGAAGTACGGAGAGGATCTAAGAGTAGATGAACGAATAGAACAGCTATTCATGCTAATGAATAGAATTTTGCAAGGAGATGCAGCCTGTAGGCAACGCCGGTTATCCATAGACTCTTATCTAGTAATTCCATTAACCAACTCACTTGGATTGATCCAGTGGGTTGAAAACACAGGATCATTGAGCGATTTAATTGATTTAGTATCCTCAGATCGCGAGAAAGCTGATCGCAAATATATTATGGGACTCTATTTAAATTGGATCGGTACTGTTGCTGGCGAAGGAAGCTTAGAGACCAGGTACAAAAAAGCTGTATTAAAGTGTAGCAGAGAAGATGTGACAAATATATTCACTCTGTTAAAAAGCAAGATCAACTGGGATATGTTAAGAAatggttttaaaaaattaagttCATCACCAGAGTGCTTCTTCGCATTTCGCCACAATTTTGTTACCTCTTTTGCAACAATATGCATTGCTCAGTGGATACTAGGGATTGGAGATAGAAATTTATCTAATACATTGATTTCTCATACATCGGGTAAAGCTTTGGGCATTGATTTCGGATGTAGTTTTGATGCTGCTATAGATTCATCCATACCGGAACTAATGCCATTTAGACTGACTCCGCAAATTCTCGGTCTTTTACAACCTTTTGATGAGAACGGCTTGCTgaagataataatgataaatgtcCTACGAGCCCtgagaagtaaaaaagaacCACTCATTGCTTGCATGGATATCTTCATCAAAGAGCCTACCTTAGATTGGctagcaagaaaaaaaataccagatGATCGACAAGAAAATATAG ATGTAACGTGGTatgcaaagaaaaagataaacatggttattaaaaaaatgaatggatcaAAGCCATCTAAGCTCACTTTTGAACAACTGAAGGACCGCTATAGCAATACAGAATATTTCAGTAAATACTTTGATATCATAAATGGTTCTAATGGTGGGCTCCAATCTAGGGCACGTTCAGCACATAAAGATGAAGATTTGAGTGTTGAAGAACAG GTGGAATGCTTGACTGACCAAGCCACAGATCCCAACATTTTGGCCCGTACGTGGCATGGTTGGGAACCGTGGCTATAA